The sequence GTGATGAAGATAAACTCCAAAATGcgtttccatatatatatatatatatatatatatatatatatatatatggaccggttaaagactttgtgcaagaataaataaataaaaatgagacatagacatatctgaaagtaaacaatttaaacatgtaagaacatgaagcacattattcgtaacaataatattgtaatcttttgataaaacaatattaatgaaacctccaactgcccaaagaatctcacgagtaagccacgatcgtgtggacgtttacacatgaacccctcaactagactatttacctagtcgtttaattttcatccatgtcaacttaaccttttgacaacggaaattaatagttggaccttaactagaccatatcatattcaagaagggactccgatggggagttgtacattgtacttgaaatgatatctaagcagcgaccacaatttaaccttgacaattaaattctcgaaattagcatactcactagggccataccgctttcaatttaacctcttggttatcttatttaaaatccatcctctaaagtacttatgaaaatcatacgagtaagccacgatcatgtggacgtttaccgcataactcccactacttaaatagatttaaatatttttaatagaaatctcaacttaacaaacttgtgaaatcaaacatgaagtaagccacgatcgtgtggacgtttactcatattctcaatcactttgtcttgagaccacATGTGGagttctaaaataatttttaaacaccataaaaattattaaaacaacttagtctttttatttcaaaaggtttgatcatcctcaacacataatcctaaacatgcttttctagaacgcaacacgtaaaacatgctcgcagaattctaaaatatgcttaagaaaacgataaacctagcatgcttgtctatgcgcagttaataaacacatattaacaagcaatgACAAAACAGCAGGCAAAGAGCATAAatgattaacaccacgacatgcaaagaacagaataaaagaaataaagttcttcgtgacccattcgtggaattccaattctaatctattacatttaaaacagaaaagaaaaactcaaaaatAGAAATTCGGCCCGAAACTGCTCCATCAGGCTCGTCTTTGAAACTAGGGATTGGGAACCCCTCGGGTTTGCCTCGAGATTCATGCGCCACCTCCTCGACACTCCCAATAGATCCGTGCAGCCAGAGCAAAGAAAACTCGCAGCTAGGGCAGAACTCGCAGCCAGAGCAGAACTCACAGACAGAGCAGAGCTTGCAGACAGAGCAGGGctcgcagccagagcagagctcgcagccagagcagagctcacagacagagcagagctcgcagaCAAAGCAGAGCTCACAGGCAGATCAGAGCTCAcagacagagcagagctcacaatCAGGGCAGAGCTCAcagacagagcagagctcacagccagagcagagaccactcacacgccagagcagagactactcacacgccagagcagagaccactcacacgccagagcagagaccactcacacgccagagcagagctgaaacaTCTCCAGAGCCAGAGTCGAAACTCAGACTGCCCAGAGCCAGAGCCGAAGCCCAGAGTGCTGAGAACCAGAACCAGCTCCCGAGGAAGAGCGCAATAGCTCTGAAGTTAGAGGGCAGCAGTTCGCAAACCAGAGTGCAGCACAGCCCGAAACCTGTTCATCAACTCCAAAAACCTGTTCTTAGTTCTCCGTCTGATCGTCGTTGTCATCGTCTCGTTTTAccataattacagattacagCCGAAAAACAAAGTACAATAACGGAAGTCCTAATCAAACCacagattttctcgtggtggaaaaacgattacaacgtcaaaacgacgtatcccatgaatcaacagaccacgaagaaaagcagcagaaaaaaaaaataaaaacacgcaCATATTAATCGAACGCGAATTATCAGACAGAGCCAAGATAACTAAtccaggctctgataccaattgaaggaatattaaacttaattaatactcgatttgcccgaggatcgtctcttggattatcttaattcaccatacatcgattaaacctagcatgctcctattaaattaagtgctgcaccttggagttagaaatacctgaagaattcctaagaattcatcaattcgtcgctgaacaggtcagccaacttcaagccttcgtttgaagcctcaaacatcATCCAATCATATTTTGTCCAGAAATACAACTTTTTCCTTTTCGAAAGAGATTTCCGTGGCCACCTGTTTCGTCCAAATCcgagttctgtagaggaagttattgCCGTTCTTTGAAAACTGCCAGAACATGATTTCCTgcaaaaatctgactccagcttagatcttctgaactgtatcccgctcaactcccaccgttggatggacaacgagctgtgagaATTCCCAAGGAGAAAATCGGCCTTCTCAAGTTGGCGCCCCTCTGCTGCTCTCGAAAAACCCTAATGTTGTGTGTATattattctgagagcagacaactgtatttatagacaaaataCAGTCCTAGGGCACTAATAACTGTAGTGGGCGAGAATTAACTCCTACTGGgcacaggagactttgggccagtccagggaccagatacaaggaataaagatgggcctctaatgaattaatttttatgatcagcccagatcataattaattcataagtattaattcattccattagagaatcaatactggcttacccctttattgtcggtgatgagtcggggcttgaatttagacttattaaatctccgtatttaaaatatccgacatccattaattaattaaagctctgacagcttaaattaattaatctctttgtaattcTTAAGCAATACCACTCAAACTTAGTTATTGCACCtcaacttaatcaacctgcagggtttaacacAATAAatcttattgagctccttaaggggatgtcattatcctataccggatacgggtactaatacagataatcaaatatcatatattgaccgctatcaaccaagatacagagtactcaagttactatataactctcacccatagtaagtcaaagtgatatacgaatcaacatatatatttgaaatcttattagtattaagattctattaagtcaccgagatcttgactcttcacttatgtcagacagaagaatacatctcactgtgatcctatcaatacgttatgacgtaccagtatagacaagtagtcaagacaaactcctttcatctatactgcagcctaaaccaacgactcgtcctagagtcatctcggctatgatcattttatatctcttaaggttattccaattatatggccttctgtgatctacaacacaccatataatctacttatatagagataaaggacatacatatgcaatcatgaatacaATCGGATatgagataaaatagtgaacacaggagtcattgtatacaagcataaaacgttcttgctttcagtatacaaatccaacaagtaTCTCCCCGAATTGAGCCATCCACAACTCAAGGGACTTATGTGCTTCTCGTTCGGCTTCATTGCTGCTTCTTGGGCCGCAATTGCTACAGCCCTATCCTTCGTCAGCCTTCTGGAAgtgctcctccagcgtggacaTCCAAGTCTCATACAGCCGCTGAGGCATCCCGAAAGCTCAAGTACTACCAGTAGACCCCCTACTAAATTAGCTCACACcggcacttccagtgccgtaGAGCCGTGACCTACCGGGATGTACGAGCTCCAAGTAGACCTCATCAAGTCGGTCATCTCGTCCTGTCTCAGCAGCAACGCGATgaatctccgcctaattcatacataacaatgcacaattattagaaaattaatacatttcactatgtattactaatatttgattaaaattaaacacTTACATCAAGTTTGGCATCCCTGTCTAACACAAAACTTCCATCTCTACGCATGTGGAGGTGGAGGAAGGTGCTATAGTTCGCCGCATCCTGCTGGACTCCACCATCCGAGATCTGTTCATGCAtgtatataagataaataaggtaatatatatatatatatatatatatatatatatatatatatatattaagataaATACTTAATTCATAATTACTAACCAGACTCTGCTGCAGAATACGACTCGACTGAGACCCTCCAACGTGCCGGCTGATCCCTATACCGACTCCATCGGGCTCAGAGTATCGGTTCTCACGTGCTCGCCTAGAAATGGCCTTCATCTCATCTTGATCCCAGTATGCCTTGAGTCCCGTCCAGAAGGCGTCGGACATGCCCAGGGGTGTCTTCATCCTTTCCCCTGCCTCGGTCTTCTCCTTGAGCTGTCTCTTATGCTCGCTCATGTTGTCACTGTACCTTTTGCGGGCATTTTTTAACCACATTTTTTTCACATCAGCCTCATCCTCAGGGTCCCAagtaaactctttctgttgaagtAATGGTACAattaatatataacattttaacaatatataatgataaatttatatgtagTAGAAATTCAATTACCTTGAATTCCTCAAAATACAAGTCCTTCACCGTTGGGGGAGTCAACTTCCacgtgtacccgcctgggttctGAATCCTCCTAAACGAGTTCGTGCAATTGGTGGAGATCCCCAGGGGCTCGATCAAATGACTGTAGTTGTAATCCAATATGTCAaagtaatttaaataattatttggtATAGACAAAtaatgattaaaattaaaatacttacccatCAGCCGTCCTCTAAAAGAGGATCCTCCCGTCGCGCCCAGGGCAGTCGGCTCTAATCTCAGCCACTAATCGCCCTCTGGGCCTTCTAGACCCAGAGGCAGTAGTGGTCTGTGGAGTGGAACCCTCTGGAGTCGCTGAAATGTACGGCCCAGAGCCTGA comes from Salvia miltiorrhiza cultivar Shanhuang (shh) chromosome 3, IMPLAD_Smil_shh, whole genome shotgun sequence and encodes:
- the LOC131018684 gene encoding uncharacterized protein LOC131018684; translated protein: MSTHTTVDIDPPLLVHPLGGIIDIEDDDEPEDNDQSLISDDDDSDDDDSTMSHHRDFSRFGSRSSGPEQERYHLIEPLGISTNCTNSFRRIQNPGGYTWKLTPPTVKDLYFEEFKKEFTWDPEDEADVKKMWLKNARKRYSDNMSEHKRQLKEKTEAGERMKTPLGMSDAFWTGLKAYWDQDEMKAISRRARENRYSEPDGVGIGISRHVGGSQSSRILQQSLISDGGVQQDAANYSTFLHLHMRRDGSFVLDRDAKLDAEIHRVAAETGRDDRLDEVYLELVHPGRSRLYGTGSAGVS